One part of the Synergistaceae bacterium genome encodes these proteins:
- a CDS encoding Rpn family recombination-promoting nuclease/putative transposase, with product MSENKKPHKWRDTAWKKALTNGGRSAIEYFMPDLAADMDLTRELTGTTGVELQKSDADSDNDMRVLDVLFDVPLKEGKNGDLALFIEQQHDTDEDFALRMVETYVRLKELKRHNLTTGFAIFTGNSPDMGFWFDSCYGFEVSVKYRTFHLPSRNLEELRKDRRPFAQVMLAGRLSLDAGDDPALRERYAWEILNRISEQEYSLKDQNCILDFTRRILWLDDAKINPKLREVYKMKAIKTVP from the coding sequence ATGAGTGAGAACAAAAAACCCCATAAGTGGAGAGATACGGCTTGGAAAAAAGCCCTCACCAACGGAGGGCGAAGCGCGATAGAATATTTTATGCCGGACCTCGCGGCTGATATGGACCTGACGAGGGAACTGACAGGCACGACAGGGGTGGAACTGCAAAAGTCCGACGCGGATTCAGACAACGATATGCGGGTGTTGGATGTTCTGTTTGACGTTCCCCTGAAAGAAGGTAAAAATGGAGATCTGGCGCTGTTTATCGAACAACAGCACGATACGGACGAAGATTTCGCCCTGCGCATGGTCGAAACGTATGTGCGTCTGAAAGAACTGAAACGCCACAATCTGACGACGGGGTTCGCGATCTTCACGGGAAATTCCCCGGATATGGGATTTTGGTTTGATTCGTGTTATGGCTTTGAAGTGTCGGTGAAGTATAGAACCTTCCACCTGCCGAGCAGGAATCTGGAAGAACTGAGAAAGGACAGACGGCCATTCGCGCAGGTGATGCTTGCAGGGCGTCTGTCGCTGGATGCGGGAGATGACCCTGCGCTGCGGGAGCGGTATGCGTGGGAGATTTTGAACCGGATATCCGAACAGGAATACAGTCTCAAAGATCAGAACTGTATCTTGGACTTCACAAGGCGGATACTCTGGCTGGATGACGCAAAAATCAATCCGAAGCTGAGGGAGGTATACAAAATGAAGGCCATAAAAACCGTACC